In the genome of Bradyrhizobium arachidis, one region contains:
- the fliN gene encoding flagellar motor switch protein FliN gives MAQSFDYESASASDETEASPLERLAEIAARTAEETGKFANVDAIMRIPVTMQVVLGSATIPVANLMKLGRGAVVPLDHRVGEPVDVVVNGRIVARGEVVVVEEDNSRFGVSLTEIVGPLGQGDT, from the coding sequence ATGGCGCAATCCTTCGACTATGAGTCTGCATCTGCATCTGACGAGACCGAGGCGTCTCCGCTGGAGCGGCTGGCCGAGATTGCCGCGCGCACGGCGGAGGAGACCGGCAAGTTCGCCAACGTCGATGCCATCATGCGGATTCCCGTCACCATGCAGGTGGTGCTCGGCTCGGCGACCATTCCGGTCGCGAACCTGATGAAGCTCGGCCGCGGCGCGGTGGTCCCGCTCGACCACCGGGTCGGCGAGCCCGTCGATGTCGTCGTCAACGGCCGCATCGTCGCCCGCGGCGAGGTGGTTGTCGTCGAAGAGGACAACTCCCGCTTCGGCGTCTCGCTCACGGAGATCGTCGGACCGCTGGGGCAGGGTGATACCTGA
- a CDS encoding flagellar motor switch protein FliM yields MTMEDVEVDQRKQLPNYLLDAAGISIERMPMLNVIFDRMAASCTDSLQPMAGTPCYFSVNGITNDPLGDIIKDYEGNAVAAVLYAEQWDSRVIIMLDRDFVFTMVEAMFGSDGAEPPLDVERTFSNIEIRLVQALFERFAKALQGAFAGTSNVTFRVERVETAMASLAIGRSSNMSICANMMVQALYRGGQMFLIIPHSALNPLRQKLAHVVVSDGRASDPRWREQMESEVNKTEVTLTAVLDEKMITLDDVVKFHVGQVLELEATPRTLARLESNNQVLFWCQIGQLDGYYAMQVSDPVDQKREFVDDILSR; encoded by the coding sequence ATGACGATGGAAGACGTCGAGGTCGATCAGCGGAAGCAGCTGCCGAACTACCTGCTCGATGCGGCGGGTATCTCGATCGAACGCATGCCGATGCTCAATGTGATCTTCGATCGCATGGCGGCATCGTGCACTGACAGCCTGCAGCCGATGGCGGGAACGCCGTGCTATTTCTCGGTCAATGGCATCACCAACGACCCCCTCGGCGACATCATCAAGGACTACGAGGGCAATGCGGTCGCCGCCGTGCTCTATGCCGAGCAGTGGGATTCTCGCGTCATCATCATGCTGGACCGCGATTTCGTGTTCACGATGGTCGAGGCGATGTTCGGCTCCGACGGGGCCGAGCCGCCGCTCGATGTCGAGCGCACCTTCTCGAACATCGAGATCCGCCTGGTCCAGGCGCTGTTCGAGCGGTTCGCCAAGGCGCTGCAGGGCGCCTTTGCCGGCACGTCCAACGTCACCTTCCGTGTCGAGCGGGTCGAGACGGCGATGGCGTCGCTGGCGATCGGCCGCAGCAGCAACATGTCGATCTGCGCGAACATGATGGTGCAGGCGCTCTATCGCGGCGGCCAGATGTTCCTGATCATTCCGCACTCTGCGCTCAACCCGCTGCGCCAGAAGCTCGCCCATGTCGTCGTCAGCGACGGCCGTGCGTCGGATCCGCGTTGGCGCGAGCAGATGGAGAGCGAGGTCAACAAGACCGAAGTGACGTTGACTGCCGTGCTCGACGAGAAGATGATAACCCTCGACGATGTCGTGAAGTTCCACGTCGGCCAGGTGCTCGAGCTCGAAGCCACGCCGCGCACGCTGGCCCGTCTCGAAAGCAACAACCAGGTGCTGTTCTGGTGTCAGATCGGCCAGCTCGATGGCTATTATGCCATGCAGGTGTCCGATCCCGTCGATCAGAAACGGGAGTTCGTCGATGATATCCTATCTCGTTGA
- the motA gene encoding flagellar motor stator protein MotA: MGSFVGIFITVAALLGGFAAMGGHLAVLMQPWEFVIIIGTAVGTFILANPWKTVIDTGVACMQAVTNAVPGQRYYLDLLGALHALMRELRGKGRNEVEAHIDDPSSSEIFKAFPSVLGDPSLLQFICDYVRLIIMGNARTHEIEALMDEEIHTIVKSKLAPYHALVTVSEAMPALGIVAAVLGVIKAMGALDQSPKLLGGFIGAALVGTFAGIFISYGVLSPFAIKIKMTREKKCRPYIIVKQTLLAFMNGAMPQIAVEHGRKMISSNERPSIDVVENETIAGPKAVPTEAEPKAARA, from the coding sequence TTGGGCAGTTTCGTGGGGATTTTCATCACGGTAGCGGCGCTGCTCGGCGGCTTTGCCGCCATGGGCGGGCATCTGGCCGTGCTCATGCAGCCGTGGGAATTCGTGATCATCATAGGCACCGCGGTCGGCACCTTCATCCTAGCCAATCCGTGGAAGACGGTCATCGACACTGGGGTCGCCTGCATGCAGGCCGTCACCAACGCCGTGCCGGGACAGCGCTATTACCTCGACCTGCTCGGGGCGCTGCACGCCCTGATGCGCGAGCTGCGGGGCAAGGGCCGCAACGAGGTGGAAGCCCATATCGACGACCCCTCGTCCTCCGAGATCTTCAAGGCGTTCCCGAGCGTGCTCGGCGACCCCTCGCTGCTCCAGTTCATCTGCGACTATGTCCGTCTCATCATCATGGGCAACGCGCGCACCCACGAGATCGAAGCGCTGATGGACGAGGAGATCCACACCATCGTGAAGAGCAAGCTGGCACCCTACCATGCGCTGGTGACGGTGTCCGAGGCGATGCCGGCGCTCGGCATCGTCGCCGCGGTGCTCGGCGTCATCAAGGCGATGGGCGCGCTCGACCAGTCGCCGAAGCTGCTCGGCGGCTTCATCGGCGCGGCCCTGGTCGGTACCTTCGCAGGCATCTTCATTTCCTACGGTGTGCTTTCGCCCTTCGCGATCAAGATCAAGATGACGCGCGAGAAGAAGTGCCGGCCCTACATCATCGTCAAGCAGACGCTGCTGGCCTTCATGAACGGCGCCATGCCGCAGATCGCCGTCGAGCACGGCCGCAAGATGATCTCGAGCAACGAGCGTCCGTCGATCGACGTCGTCGAGAACGAGACGATCGCCGGCCCCAAGGCGGTCCCGACCGAGGCTGAACCGAAGGCGGCCCGCGCATGA
- a CDS encoding DUF1217 domain-containing protein, whose protein sequence is MLSTIADYTRLTTDMSKSMTQVATQPDVSRDTDYFLSHIGNVKTIDDFLNDYRLYSYAMKAYGLSDMTYAKAFMRKVLTEGVSDQDAFANKLSDTRYRQFATAFNFAALGDQATSTTAATTGTATQYVTQTLEENAGNQNEGLRLALYFTRKASTITNAYQILADKALTQVVQTAMGWSSTISSSDIDAQAKMITDKIDLTDFQDPTKVTKFVQRFAAMWDATQAQSDNSTNPALVLIAGASTSVSLDTDMLTTLQNIRFNR, encoded by the coding sequence ATGCTATCCACCATCGCGGACTACACCAGACTGACCACGGACATGAGCAAGTCGATGACGCAAGTCGCGACGCAGCCCGATGTCAGCCGCGATACCGATTACTTCCTCAGCCATATCGGCAACGTGAAGACGATCGACGACTTCCTGAACGACTACCGCCTCTATTCCTATGCGATGAAGGCCTATGGCCTCAGCGACATGACCTACGCCAAGGCGTTCATGCGCAAGGTGCTGACCGAGGGTGTCTCGGACCAGGACGCTTTCGCCAACAAGCTCTCCGACACCCGCTACCGGCAGTTCGCCACCGCCTTCAATTTCGCCGCCCTCGGCGACCAGGCGACCTCGACCACCGCGGCCACGACCGGCACGGCGACCCAATACGTCACGCAGACGCTGGAGGAGAACGCCGGCAACCAGAACGAGGGCCTGCGGCTCGCGCTCTATTTCACCCGCAAGGCTTCCACGATCACGAACGCCTACCAGATCCTCGCCGACAAGGCGCTGACCCAGGTGGTCCAGACCGCCATGGGCTGGTCGTCGACGATCAGCTCGTCCGACATCGACGCCCAGGCAAAGATGATCACGGACAAGATCGATCTCACCGATTTCCAGGACCCGACCAAGGTCACCAAGTTCGTGCAGCGCTTTGCCGCGATGTGGGATGCGACCCAGGCCCAGAGCGACAATTCGACCAATCCCGCGCTGGTGCTGATCGCCGGCGCCTCGACATCGGTGAGCCTGGATACCGACATGCTCACGACGCTTCAGAACATTCGCTTCAACAGGTAA
- the flgF gene encoding flagellar basal-body rod protein FlgF, which translates to MQSALYVGLSAQVALEKRLQTIANNVANVNTAAFRTDVVKFETVLSKAGANPVAFSSPGDNIISREQGSITESGNPLDVAVVGQGWIAFAGPNGTVYTRDGRLQIAPNGDLQTVAGFPVIDAGGAQITLDPNGGPISIARSGAITQDNNEIGTIGLFNIPADANLERYGNSGVTPDRPATAIADFSRDGFKQGYVEGSGANPMMELTKLIAASRAFDGTNSMIEGTESSLQNAIRTLGEPGK; encoded by the coding sequence ATGCAATCGGCTCTCTATGTGGGATTGTCGGCGCAGGTCGCGCTCGAAAAGCGCCTCCAGACCATCGCCAACAACGTCGCCAACGTGAACACGGCGGCGTTCCGCACCGACGTGGTGAAATTCGAGACGGTGCTGTCCAAGGCCGGCGCGAACCCAGTCGCCTTCTCCTCGCCCGGCGACAACATCATCTCGCGCGAGCAAGGCAGCATCACCGAAAGCGGCAACCCGCTCGACGTCGCCGTGGTCGGCCAGGGCTGGATCGCCTTCGCCGGCCCGAACGGCACGGTCTATACCCGCGACGGCCGCCTCCAGATCGCTCCCAACGGCGATCTTCAGACCGTGGCCGGCTTCCCGGTGATCGATGCCGGCGGCGCGCAGATCACGCTCGACCCGAACGGCGGACCGATCTCGATCGCGCGCAGCGGCGCGATCACCCAGGACAACAACGAGATCGGCACCATCGGCCTGTTCAACATCCCCGCCGATGCCAACCTCGAGCGCTACGGCAATTCCGGCGTCACGCCCGACCGGCCCGCGACCGCCATCGCCGATTTCTCCCGCGACGGCTTCAAGCAGGGCTATGTCGAAGGCTCCGGCGCCAATCCGATGATGGAATTGACGAAGCTGATCGCGGCTTCGCGCGCCTTCGACGGCACCAATTCGATGATCGAGGGCACCGAGAGCTCGCTCCAGAATGCAATCCGGACGCTGGGCGAGCCGGGCAAATAG
- the fliI gene encoding flagellar protein export ATPase FliI: MNALRQLEWALLELQQSTPLASVSGAISEIAPTHFRVSGLSRFVRLGELIGVNSGGKPQIGEVVRIDSDGIIAKPFDRQFAGGLGSVAYRMPPLSFAPDPSWKGRVINALGAPLDGQGPLTPGSRAVSAEAEAPSAMKRARVHKPLRTGVRVIDLFAPICAGQRVGIFAGSGVGKSTLLAMLARSQGFDTVVLALVGERGREVREFIEDVLGTNRNRAVTIVSTGDESPMMRRLAPKTAMAVAEYFRDRGESVLLVVDSITRFAHAAREVALAAGEPAVARGYAPTVFTDLPRLLERAGPGEEGSGSITGIFSVLVDGDDHNEPIADTIRGTLDGHIVLSRHIADQARYPAVDVLASVSRLAHNVWDPEERELVSKLRTMIAKYEDTRDLRLMGGYQSGRDSGLDQAIDMVPRIYSAMRQDASAPPSADPFRELRDMLRGD; this comes from the coding sequence TTGAACGCTCTTCGGCAACTCGAGTGGGCGCTGCTGGAGCTTCAGCAGAGCACTCCCCTGGCCAGCGTCAGCGGCGCGATCTCCGAGATCGCGCCGACGCATTTCCGTGTCTCCGGCCTGTCGCGCTTCGTCAGGCTCGGTGAACTCATCGGCGTCAATTCCGGCGGCAAGCCGCAGATCGGCGAGGTGGTGCGGATCGACAGCGATGGCATCATCGCCAAGCCGTTCGACCGGCAATTTGCCGGCGGCCTCGGCTCCGTCGCCTATCGGATGCCGCCCTTGTCCTTCGCGCCCGATCCGAGCTGGAAGGGCCGCGTCATCAACGCGCTTGGCGCCCCGCTGGATGGGCAGGGCCCGCTCACGCCGGGGTCGCGGGCCGTCTCGGCCGAGGCCGAGGCGCCGTCGGCCATGAAGCGCGCGCGCGTGCACAAGCCGCTGCGCACCGGCGTGCGCGTCATCGACCTGTTCGCCCCGATCTGCGCCGGCCAGCGCGTCGGCATCTTCGCCGGCTCCGGCGTCGGCAAGTCGACGCTGCTTGCGATGCTCGCCCGCAGCCAGGGCTTCGACACCGTCGTGCTGGCGCTCGTCGGCGAGCGCGGCCGTGAGGTGCGCGAATTCATCGAGGACGTGCTCGGCACCAACCGCAACCGCGCCGTCACCATCGTATCGACGGGAGATGAAAGCCCGATGATGCGGCGGCTGGCGCCGAAGACGGCCATGGCGGTCGCCGAATATTTCCGCGACCGGGGCGAATCGGTGCTGCTCGTGGTCGATTCGATCACCCGTTTCGCCCACGCCGCCCGCGAGGTCGCGCTGGCCGCCGGCGAGCCCGCGGTCGCGCGCGGCTATGCACCGACTGTTTTCACCGACCTGCCGCGCCTGCTGGAGCGCGCCGGGCCCGGCGAGGAGGGATCCGGTTCGATCACCGGCATTTTCTCCGTGCTGGTCGACGGCGACGATCACAACGAGCCAATCGCCGACACCATCCGCGGCACGCTCGACGGCCACATCGTGCTCTCCAGGCACATCGCCGACCAGGCGCGCTATCCGGCCGTGGACGTGCTAGCCTCGGTCTCGCGCCTCGCCCACAACGTCTGGGACCCCGAAGAGCGCGAATTGGTGAGCAAGCTGCGTACCATGATCGCCAAATACGAGGACACGCGCGACCTCCGCCTGATGGGCGGCTATCAGTCGGGACGTGATTCGGGCCTTGACCAGGCCATCGACATGGTACCGAGGATCTACAGCGCCATGCGGCAAGACGCCTCGGCTCCGCCGAGCGCCGACCCGTTCCGCGAGCTCCGGGACATGCTCCGGGGCGACTGA
- a CDS encoding MarR family winged helix-turn-helix transcriptional regulator, which produces MPLAREAVELLVQAARAWYFEGNQHGLRDREWMALRFLGRANRFSRTPSALAGFIGATRATASQIVKTLEGKSFLVRKPSHEDKRSVVLHVTAQGEKVLNQHDPINHVVNAVTALGTEECLRLRDSLREILNHLDAAHQRLDASICRDCMFLAERSPGHAGTGKGRATAEFMCRLYRAPISLEETELLCTSFERTRDRPKIEEHLDRARVASQG; this is translated from the coding sequence ATGCCGTTGGCACGTGAGGCTGTCGAGCTGCTGGTCCAGGCGGCGAGAGCTTGGTATTTCGAGGGCAATCAGCACGGGTTGCGCGATCGGGAATGGATGGCGCTGCGCTTTCTCGGCCGTGCCAACAGGTTTTCGCGCACCCCCTCCGCGCTCGCCGGCTTCATCGGCGCCACCAGGGCGACTGCATCGCAGATCGTGAAGACGCTGGAGGGCAAGTCCTTCCTGGTGCGAAAGCCCTCGCACGAGGACAAACGCTCCGTCGTGCTCCACGTCACTGCGCAAGGCGAGAAAGTCCTGAACCAGCATGACCCGATCAATCATGTGGTGAATGCGGTCACTGCACTCGGCACCGAGGAGTGCCTCCGCTTGCGCGACTCGCTCCGCGAGATCCTCAATCATCTCGACGCGGCCCATCAGCGGCTCGACGCCAGCATCTGCCGCGACTGCATGTTCCTCGCCGAACGCAGCCCCGGCCACGCCGGCACCGGCAAGGGACGCGCAACGGCCGAGTTCATGTGCCGGTTGTATCGGGCCCCGATCTCGCTCGAGGAGACAGAGCTGCTCTGCACCAGTTTCGAGCGCACCCGCGATCGTCCGAAGATCGAGGAACATCTCGACCGCGCGCGCGTGGCGAGCCAGGGATGA
- a CDS encoding tyrosine-type recombinase/integrase has translation MDTTIVAAPIGKRGRNSSVILTDRLCERRVAQRTKFYDRKCPGLYVSITTAGVATFSFKFTDRQTGKQRTGWLGAYNPETFTVEDARSKVYGFKAMGCEALAETFRDQKTTKAKRGKTVGEIIDERITWMKTPVKKPDGEMRPRLESWENTASHLNRFLRPRLGKKLAIEVTKHDIATLSNDIVAGKFGKRSVSNARHMRKAASGLFNWAAEAGRDYVTASPCVNLPKLDPEHPRTRVLSEDEIRTFWHGLDRDDLPYDRRSRLALKFELVTMLRSRELLGARRDELFDLVGEHPRFDVPIKRVKKRRVIQQPLSDLAVEIIKEALTSDDQQFVFESPMYEGQPIHRKAMADALRGTKHEKNKDKTKTAGLCELLGLKPFTPHDLRRTAATLAGDLGFDDAWIAKCLDHAPSKKSEQIVPTVTGKVYNLSKRMKEKRAVLDGVAAELRRIIKGPQGRVRQEPRGLSRKSRRRERQDSRLEDPPD, from the coding sequence ATGGATACTACCATCGTCGCCGCCCCCATTGGCAAGCGGGGCCGCAACAGCAGCGTCATCCTGACCGACCGGCTGTGCGAGAGAAGGGTGGCCCAGCGCACCAAGTTCTATGACCGCAAGTGTCCTGGCCTCTATGTCAGCATCACCACGGCGGGCGTCGCGACCTTCTCCTTCAAGTTCACCGACCGGCAGACCGGCAAGCAGCGCACCGGCTGGCTGGGCGCCTACAATCCCGAGACCTTCACGGTCGAGGATGCCCGCAGCAAAGTCTACGGCTTCAAGGCCATGGGCTGCGAGGCGCTCGCCGAGACCTTCCGCGACCAGAAAACCACGAAAGCCAAGCGGGGCAAGACCGTCGGCGAGATCATCGACGAACGAATCACCTGGATGAAGACGCCGGTCAAGAAGCCGGATGGCGAGATGCGGCCCCGGCTGGAAAGCTGGGAGAACACGGCAAGCCATCTCAACCGCTTCCTCCGCCCCCGCCTCGGCAAGAAGCTGGCGATCGAGGTTACCAAGCACGACATCGCCACTCTGTCGAACGACATCGTTGCAGGCAAGTTCGGCAAGCGCTCCGTCAGCAATGCGCGCCACATGCGCAAGGCGGCCTCCGGCTTGTTCAACTGGGCGGCAGAGGCAGGCCGCGACTACGTGACCGCCAGCCCCTGCGTCAACTTGCCGAAACTCGACCCCGAACACCCTCGCACCCGGGTCCTGTCCGAGGACGAGATCAGGACGTTCTGGCACGGCCTGGACCGCGATGATCTCCCCTATGACCGCCGGTCCCGGCTTGCGCTCAAGTTCGAGTTGGTCACCATGCTGCGGTCACGCGAACTGCTTGGCGCCCGCCGCGATGAACTCTTCGACCTCGTCGGTGAGCACCCGCGCTTCGACGTGCCCATCAAGCGGGTCAAGAAGCGGCGGGTGATCCAGCAGCCGTTGTCTGATCTGGCGGTCGAGATCATCAAGGAGGCGTTGACCTCGGATGATCAGCAGTTCGTATTTGAAAGCCCGATGTACGAGGGCCAGCCGATCCACCGCAAAGCTATGGCCGACGCGTTGCGCGGCACCAAGCATGAGAAGAACAAGGATAAGACCAAGACCGCCGGCCTTTGCGAATTACTCGGCCTCAAACCGTTCACGCCGCACGATCTGCGAAGGACAGCGGCAACCCTGGCCGGCGATCTGGGTTTCGACGATGCGTGGATCGCGAAGTGCCTCGATCATGCTCCGAGCAAGAAATCGGAGCAGATCGTCCCGACCGTCACGGGCAAGGTCTACAATCTCAGCAAGCGGATGAAGGAGAAGCGCGCGGTGCTGGATGGCGTGGCAGCGGAACTGCGGCGAATCATAAAGGGGCCGCAAGGACGCGTCCGCCAGGAGCCTCGAGGGTTAAGCAGGAAGTCGCGAAGAAGAGAACGCCAGGACTCTCGATTGGAAGATCCGCCGGATTGA
- a CDS encoding nuclear transport factor 2 family protein, whose translation MLDDQGWRAEPCKMAYTRSPAVLQPDNKRLSEQMQRSVLRWEDAAMQLCITTRGEVVMKRRSLLLALCSSAFISAPALADEVKQEADKIAVAYSDCVAKKDAACVAALYTKDGVQINPGGVFSDLKTVYENNFKNGTDHIEIRVGNMSVINNDLVVANGETDIFGKDPKSGDATKVTVFWGSINIREGGALKIRQLTVGMKPPLAKEASAEKK comes from the coding sequence GTGCTCGATGATCAAGGTTGGCGCGCCGAGCCGTGCAAAATGGCGTATACCCGCTCACCGGCAGTATTACAGCCTGACAACAAACGCCTCTCGGAACAAATGCAACGCAGCGTCCTACGGTGGGAGGACGCCGCGATGCAATTGTGCATCACAACCAGAGGGGAAGTTGTTATGAAGCGACGTTCATTGCTCTTGGCATTGTGCTCTTCCGCTTTCATCTCTGCACCGGCACTGGCCGATGAGGTCAAGCAGGAGGCCGACAAAATAGCCGTCGCCTACTCCGACTGCGTCGCCAAGAAAGACGCGGCCTGTGTCGCTGCGCTCTATACAAAGGACGGGGTCCAGATCAACCCGGGCGGTGTGTTTTCCGATCTCAAGACCGTATACGAAAACAACTTCAAGAACGGCACCGATCATATTGAGATCAGAGTCGGCAACATGTCGGTCATCAACAACGATCTGGTCGTTGCCAACGGCGAGACCGACATCTTCGGCAAGGATCCTAAGAGCGGTGACGCCACTAAGGTTACGGTGTTCTGGGGTTCGATCAACATCCGTGAAGGCGGCGCTCTAAAAATCCGCCAGTTGACCGTCGGCATGAAGCCACCCCTAGCTAAGGAAGCCAGCGCCGAGAAGAAGTAG
- a CDS encoding DUF2934 domain-containing protein yields MRARELWEHAGRPVGRDLDFWLEAEREMRGQSEEPSAQKRKSSSAGPCAPASTG; encoded by the coding sequence ATGCGGGCGCGGGAGCTCTGGGAGCACGCCGGCCGCCCTGTGGGTCGCGACCTGGACTTCTGGCTTGAGGCGGAGCGGGAGATGAGGGGGCAATCCGAGGAACCATCAGCTCAGAAGCGCAAGTCATCTTCAGCCGGCCCATGTGCCCCGGCTTCAACAGGGTGA
- a CDS encoding Hsp20 family protein → MRTVDFSPLFRSAIGFDRLFDLAEAAQRAGEETYPPYNIERLDENRFQISVALAGFSPDEVVLTVEQNVLTLEGHKSEKEGKTFLHRGISARNFKRQFTLADHVEVKGASFENGLLVIDLQREIPEAMKPRRIAINGAAPSNVTQIESKAA, encoded by the coding sequence ATGCGCACTGTTGATTTTTCGCCCCTCTTCCGGTCGGCCATCGGCTTCGACCGTCTTTTCGACCTCGCCGAAGCCGCCCAGCGCGCGGGCGAGGAGACCTATCCCCCCTATAACATCGAGCGTCTCGACGAGAACCGCTTCCAGATCTCGGTGGCGCTCGCTGGCTTCAGCCCGGACGAGGTCGTCCTGACGGTCGAGCAGAACGTCCTGACGCTCGAAGGCCACAAGAGCGAGAAGGAGGGCAAGACCTTCCTGCATCGCGGCATCTCGGCTCGCAATTTCAAGCGCCAGTTCACGCTCGCCGACCATGTCGAGGTCAAGGGCGCCAGCTTCGAGAACGGCCTGCTGGTCATCGACCTGCAGCGGGAGATCCCCGAGGCGATGAAGCCGCGACGCATCGCGATCAACGGCGCCGCGCCCAGCAACGTCACGCAGATCGAATCCAAGGCGGCCTGA
- a CDS encoding DUF6894 family protein, with amino-acid sequence MPRYFFNVFYGRTTTDHVGEEFPDQDATWKEATVLAGQILQGLHGDLVPGREWRVEVTDEFGNRLFILRIHAEVP; translated from the coding sequence ATGCCTCGCTACTTCTTCAACGTGTTTTATGGTCGCACAACCACCGATCACGTCGGTGAGGAATTTCCAGACCAAGACGCCACCTGGAAAGAGGCCACGGTACTGGCCGGTCAAATTCTGCAGGGCCTCCATGGCGATCTCGTCCCCGGTCGCGAATGGCGGGTGGAGGTGACCGACGAATTTGGAAATCGGCTCTTTATCCTGCGCATCCATGCCGAGGTGCCGTAG
- a CDS encoding outer membrane protein, with translation MKKLFAVAAGAGALALGLSAPASAADLAARPYTKAPPPMVATIYDWSGFYIGVNGGYGSSHTCADVVAVGVVPVVPAAAEGCHNATGGTAGGQIGYRWQSANWVFGVEGQGNWADFTGSNIGLFTGADNRSRIDSFGLITGQVGYAWNNVLLYVKGGAAVVGDRFDSYVPPGFVGAGTLLASARDTRWGATVGAGIEFGFAPNWSVGFEYDHIFLGHHDTVFTTPAAGVFGTARIGQDVDMGLVRVNYRWGGPVVAKY, from the coding sequence ATGAAGAAACTGTTTGCAGTCGCCGCTGGCGCGGGAGCGCTGGCTCTGGGCTTGTCGGCTCCAGCCAGTGCAGCGGACTTGGCTGCACGGCCGTACACCAAGGCGCCGCCGCCCATGGTCGCGACAATCTATGACTGGAGCGGCTTCTATATCGGCGTTAACGGAGGTTATGGCTCCTCGCATACCTGCGCGGACGTGGTTGCGGTTGGCGTCGTTCCGGTCGTGCCGGCGGCTGCCGAAGGCTGCCACAATGCCACCGGTGGCACCGCTGGTGGTCAAATCGGCTACCGTTGGCAGTCGGCCAACTGGGTGTTCGGCGTTGAGGGCCAGGGTAACTGGGCCGATTTCACGGGCAGCAATATTGGTCTTTTCACCGGGGCGGATAACCGCTCACGAATCGACTCCTTTGGTTTGATCACTGGCCAGGTGGGCTATGCCTGGAATAACGTGCTGCTGTACGTGAAGGGCGGTGCCGCTGTGGTCGGAGATCGCTTCGACAGCTACGTTCCGCCTGGATTCGTCGGCGCGGGCACGCTCTTGGCGTCCGCGCGCGACACGCGTTGGGGCGCGACGGTTGGCGCCGGCATCGAGTTCGGTTTTGCACCGAATTGGTCGGTGGGCTTCGAGTATGATCATATCTTCCTCGGACATCACGACACGGTCTTCACCACTCCGGCAGCGGGTGTTTTCGGAACGGCGCGCATTGGACAGGATGTCGACATGGGCCTCGTTCGGGTGAACTACCGTTGGGGCGGTCCGGTCGTCGCGAAGTACTAA
- a CDS encoding RNA ligase family protein, protein MPAHGRQGRTRWPDWIHEVKYDGYRLMVVRENDRVRLLTRNGHDWTKRYPLIVEAALKNRQKRFVIDGEAVVLTMTGIPDWDALHSRQHDDEVQLYAFDILAADGDDYRRLPLKLRKPHLARLLRGRPEGIFAAPFEQGEIGPDLFRHACVHGLEGLVSKHGDRAYRAGRCDHWIKVKNRKHPAFDRVLDSFDSTKSEGASDVDVQHCIRSGS, encoded by the coding sequence TTGCCTGCCCACGGCCGCCAAGGCCGTACCCGATGGCCCGACTGGATTCACGAAGTCAAATACGACGGCTACCGCCTGATGGTGGTGCGGGAGAACGACCGCGTGCGCCTGCTCACCAGGAACGGCCACGACTGGACAAAGCGCTATCCCTTGATCGTCGAGGCGGCGCTGAAAAACCGGCAGAAGCGCTTCGTGATCGACGGCGAAGCCGTGGTGCTGACCATGACCGGCATCCCCGACTGGGACGCGCTGCATTCGCGCCAGCACGACGACGAGGTCCAGCTCTACGCCTTCGACATTCTCGCCGCCGACGGCGACGATTACCGCCGCCTGCCGCTGAAGCTGCGCAAGCCGCATCTTGCCCGACTGCTGCGGGGCCGCCCCGAGGGCATCTTCGCCGCACCGTTCGAGCAAGGCGAGATCGGACCCGACCTATTCCGGCACGCCTGCGTGCATGGCCTGGAAGGCTTGGTGTCCAAGCACGGCGACCGCGCCTATCGCGCTGGCCGCTGCGACCATTGGATCAAGGTGAAGAACCGCAAGCACCCGGCGTTCGACCGCGTCCTCGACAGTTTCGACAGCACGAAGAGCGAGGGCGCGTCAGATGTTGATGTCCAGCACTGCATCCGCTCGGGTTCCTAA